In Erigeron canadensis isolate Cc75 chromosome 1, C_canadensis_v1, whole genome shotgun sequence, a single window of DNA contains:
- the LOC122585926 gene encoding glycerol-3-phosphate acyltransferase RAM2-like encodes MTTDDAMAFPRVESCSSIGRDNHTVVADMDGTLLRGRSSFPYFALVAFEAGGALRLLMVLLSAPLAGLLYYFLSESAGIQVLIFATYAGMKVSDIESVGKAVLPKFYSSDLHPESWRVFSACGKRCVLTANPRIMVEGFLKEFMGTDIVLGTEIGTYKGRATGLVLSPGVLVAEQKAHALIKEFGDNRPEIGLGDRDTDFPFMKLCKEAYIVPYNPEVKPVTNDKLPKPIVFHDGRLVQKPTPLMAILIVLWIPIGFILACLRIAAGSLLPMPLVYYAFWALGVRVTVKGNPPPPVKKSSGQTGVLFICSHRTLLDPIFLSTALGRPIPAVTYSVSRLSEIISPIKTVRLSRDRATDASMIKKLLEEGDLAICPEGTTCREPFLLRFSAMFAELTDQLVPVAMVNKMSMFHGTTARGWKGMDPFYFFMNPSPAYEVTFLNKLPLELTCTSGGKSSHEVANYIQRVIAATLSYECTSFTRKDKYRALAGNDGTVAAEKPKPKPEDANNIMGC; translated from the exons ATGACGACGGATGATGCTATGGCATTTCCAAGAGTTGAAAGTTGCAGTTCAATCGGACGGGATAATCATACAGTGGTGGCTGATATGGACGGTACCCTTCTAAGAGGTCGTAGTTCCTTCCCTTACTTTGCATTGGTTGCTTTCGAGGCCGGTGGGGCTCTTCGGCTTCTTATGGTTCTTCTATCAGCTCCATTGGCTGGACTCTTGTACTACTTCTTGTCGGAGTCGGCTGGTATTCAGGTTCTTATATTTGCCACATATGCTGGAATGAAAGTCTCCGACATTGAGTCAGTGGGCAAGGCAGTGTTACCTAAGTTTTACTCGAGTGATCTGCATCCTGAGTCATGGCGGGTGTTCTCAGCTTGCGGGAAGCGATGTGTGCTCACAGCGAACCCAAGGATTATGGTGGAGGGCTTCTTGAAAGAGTTTATGGGAACCGATATAGTTTTGGGAACCGAGATTGGAACCTATAAGGGTCGAGCAACAGGACTTGTGCTCAGCCCTGGCGTGCTGGTGGCTGAACAGAAAGCACATGCCCTTATtaaagaatttggagataaTCGGCCTGAAATTGGGCTCGGTGACCGCGATACTGACTTTCCCTTCATGAAACTGTGCAAG GAGGCTTATATTGTGCCATACAACCCAGAAGTGAAGCCGGTAACAAATGATAAGTTACCGAAGCCGATAGTTTTTCACGACGGACGGTTGGTTCAAAAGCCCACCCCACTAATGGCCATCCTCATCGTCCTATGGATTCCCATCGGTTTCATCCTTGCATGTCTCCGTATTGCTGCTGGTTCCCTCCTCCCGATGCCACTAGTCTACTATGCCTTCTGGGCACTTGGTGTTCGAGTCACTGTTAAAGGCAACCCTCCTCCCCCGGTCAAGAAATCCTCTGGCCAAACAGGTGTCCTCTTTATTTGCTCCCACCGTACTCTTCTTGATCCCATTTTTCTGTCCACGGCCCTTGGTCGTCCCATCCCTGCGGTCACATACTCCGTCTCTCGTCTATCTGAAATCATCTCCCCGATCAAGACAGTCCGATTATCACGTGATCGAGCCACAGACGCATCCATGATTAAGAAGCTTCTAGAAGAAGGAGACTTAGCCATATGTCCGGAAGGTACCACTTGTCGGGAGCCGTTTTTACTTCGCTTCTCAGCCATGTTTGCAGAGCTAACGGACCAGCTTGTTCCGGTGGCAATGGTGAACAAGATGAGCATGTTTCATGGGACTACAGCTAGAGGATGGAAAGGGATGGACCCTTTTTACTTCTTTATGAACCCTAGTCCTGCTTATGAAGTTACCTTCTTGAACAAGTTACCGTTGGAATTAACATGCACCAGTGGAGGCAAGTCTAGCCATGAGGTGGCTAACTATATACAGAGGGTCATTGCAGCAACACTTTCTTACGAGTGCACCTCCTTTACCCGCAAGGACAAGTATAGGGCACTCGCTGGAAATGATGGCACCGTGGCTGCTGAGAAGCCTAAACCAAAGCCAGAGGATGCCAACAATATTATGGGTTGTTAG
- the LOC122585879 gene encoding nuclear mitotic apparatus protein 1 isoform X2, with the protein MEMMMKVSKFKLKLQTLITLLLEKQQQLDTHFQPKKKQKQSHDDDDNADYNDDQEEEEEELRRKIKHLEAELSSSTHLHQQLQRKVRLLEDDNYLLQTKHKQLTDTITTILQAKESFLNAYQESTCELKRSIESKDKKIAMLYEKINSHLLSIDSIRRKAYFVNQLVDNAQSVVNEKEEIGARLKIEMDKVCAFEKLFIEKIGDLETKLKNNEIEFQRKDRVIAELQAQLEMGKITDQCQLKIEELQETVQVKEGIIQTLISENKALRSELGMLEVTFKAIQDTLSRMDEEDRVSFSIVLANQEKDATEKDKEDDRIYHDIQHCEASSHQEASRGIVDKIEASPSFKEHDHIAGPLTENNNVNSCVSESGFPPPSSVHSESQLAANAPSAIAVEEKDDSDMYIQQLDSECSTTQA; encoded by the exons atggagatgatgatgaaagtaTCAAAATTCAAGCTCAAACTCCAAACCCTTATCACACTACTACTT gaaaaacaacaacaacttgATACTCATTTCCag CCGAAGAAGAAGCAGAAGCAAAGCCATGATGATGACGACAATGCCGATTACAATGAtgatcaagaagaagaagaagaagaattacGAAGAAAGATTAAACATTTGGAAGCTGAGTTATCATCATCCACACACCTTCACCAACAACTCCAACGCAAG GTGCGGTTGCTTGAAGATGACAATTATTTGCTTCAAACCAAACATAAACAACTCACCGATACGATAACCACCATTCTTCAAGCTAAAGAATCCTTTCTCAATGCTTACCAG GAATCTACTTGTGAACTGAAAAGATCCATTGAATCCAAAGATAAAAAGATTGCCATGCTTTACGAGAAGATAAATTCCCACTTATTATCAATCGACTCGATAAGAAGAAAGGCATACTTTGTCAACCAACTAGTGGACAATGCACAAAGTGTTGTCAATGAGAAAGAGGAAATCG GAGCTCGTTTAAAGATAGAGATGGACAAAGTATGTGCATTTGAGAAGTTATTTATTG AAAAAATCGGTGACCTTGAAACTAAACTGAAAAATAATGAGATCGAGTTCCAAAGAAAGGACAGGGTGATTGCAGAACTCCAGGCACAACTGGAGATGGGAAAAATAACTGATCAATGCCAATTAAAGATTGAAGAG CTTCAGGAAACTGTTCAAGTGAAGGAAGGGATCATTCAGACTTTGATTTCAGAGAACAAA GCCCTGCGCTCTGAACTAGGGATGTTGGAAGTTACTTTTAAGGCCATTCAGGACACTTTGTCACGTATGGATGAAGAG GATAGAGTTTCTTTCTCTATAGTACTGGCAAACCAAGAGAAAGATGCAACAGAGAAGGACAAAGAAGACGACAG GATTTATCATGATATCCAGCATTGTGAAGCAAGTTCTCATCAGGAGGCTTCTCGAGGAATTGTTGACAAAATTGAAG CCTCACCATCATTTAAGGAACATGATCATATTGCTGGTCCCTTGACAGAGAATAATAATGTCAACTCTTGTGTGTCAGAG TCCGGTTTCCCCCCTCCAAGCTCAGTTCACTCGGAATCTCAGCTTGCTGCTAATGCTCCAAGTGCAATTGCTGTCGAAGAAAAG GATGACTCCGACATGTATATACAACAGTTAGATTCAGAATGCTCAACTACACAAGCATGA
- the LOC122585879 gene encoding nuclear mitotic apparatus protein 1 isoform X1: MEMMMKVSKFKLKLQTLITLLLEKQQQLDTHFQPKKKQKQSHDDDDNADYNDDQEEEEEELRRKIKHLEAELSSSTHLHQQLQRKVRLLEDDNYLLQTKHKQLTDTITTILQAKESFLNAYQESTCELKRSIESKDKKIAMLYEKINSHLLSIDSIRRKAYFVNQLVDNAQSVVNEKEEIGARLKIEMDKVCAFEKLFIEKIGDLETKLKNNEIEFQRKDRVIAELQAQLEMGKITDQCQLKIEELQETVQVKEGIIQTLISENKALRSELGMLEVTFKAIQDTLSRMDEEDRVSFSIVLANQEKDATEKDKEDDSRIYHDIQHCEASSHQEASRGIVDKIEASPSFKEHDHIAGPLTENNNVNSCVSESGFPPPSSVHSESQLAANAPSAIAVEEKDDSDMYIQQLDSECSTTQA; the protein is encoded by the exons atggagatgatgatgaaagtaTCAAAATTCAAGCTCAAACTCCAAACCCTTATCACACTACTACTT gaaaaacaacaacaacttgATACTCATTTCCag CCGAAGAAGAAGCAGAAGCAAAGCCATGATGATGACGACAATGCCGATTACAATGAtgatcaagaagaagaagaagaagaattacGAAGAAAGATTAAACATTTGGAAGCTGAGTTATCATCATCCACACACCTTCACCAACAACTCCAACGCAAG GTGCGGTTGCTTGAAGATGACAATTATTTGCTTCAAACCAAACATAAACAACTCACCGATACGATAACCACCATTCTTCAAGCTAAAGAATCCTTTCTCAATGCTTACCAG GAATCTACTTGTGAACTGAAAAGATCCATTGAATCCAAAGATAAAAAGATTGCCATGCTTTACGAGAAGATAAATTCCCACTTATTATCAATCGACTCGATAAGAAGAAAGGCATACTTTGTCAACCAACTAGTGGACAATGCACAAAGTGTTGTCAATGAGAAAGAGGAAATCG GAGCTCGTTTAAAGATAGAGATGGACAAAGTATGTGCATTTGAGAAGTTATTTATTG AAAAAATCGGTGACCTTGAAACTAAACTGAAAAATAATGAGATCGAGTTCCAAAGAAAGGACAGGGTGATTGCAGAACTCCAGGCACAACTGGAGATGGGAAAAATAACTGATCAATGCCAATTAAAGATTGAAGAG CTTCAGGAAACTGTTCAAGTGAAGGAAGGGATCATTCAGACTTTGATTTCAGAGAACAAA GCCCTGCGCTCTGAACTAGGGATGTTGGAAGTTACTTTTAAGGCCATTCAGGACACTTTGTCACGTATGGATGAAGAG GATAGAGTTTCTTTCTCTATAGTACTGGCAAACCAAGAGAAAGATGCAACAGAGAAGGACAAAGAAGACGACAG TAGGATTTATCATGATATCCAGCATTGTGAAGCAAGTTCTCATCAGGAGGCTTCTCGAGGAATTGTTGACAAAATTGAAG CCTCACCATCATTTAAGGAACATGATCATATTGCTGGTCCCTTGACAGAGAATAATAATGTCAACTCTTGTGTGTCAGAG TCCGGTTTCCCCCCTCCAAGCTCAGTTCACTCGGAATCTCAGCTTGCTGCTAATGCTCCAAGTGCAATTGCTGTCGAAGAAAAG GATGACTCCGACATGTATATACAACAGTTAGATTCAGAATGCTCAACTACACAAGCATGA
- the LOC122585879 gene encoding chromosome partition protein Smc isoform X3: MEMMMKVSKFKLKLQTLITLLLEKQQQLDTHFQPKKKQKQSHDDDDNADYNDDQEEEEEELRRKIKHLEAELSSSTHLHQQLQRKVRLLEDDNYLLQTKHKQLTDTITTILQAKESFLNAYQESTCELKRSIESKDKKIAMLYEKINSHLLSIDSIRRKAYFVNQLVDNAQSVVNEKEEIGARLKIEMDKVCAFEKLFIEKIGDLETKLKNNEIEFQRKDRVIAELQAQLEMGKITDQCQLKIEELQETVQVKEGIIQTLISENKALRSELGMLEVTFKAIQDTLSRMDEEDRVSFSIVLANQEKDATEKDKEDDSRIYHDIQHCEASSHQEASRGIVDKIEASPSFKEHDHIAGPLTENNNVNSCVSEAIRFPPSKLSSLGISACC, encoded by the exons atggagatgatgatgaaagtaTCAAAATTCAAGCTCAAACTCCAAACCCTTATCACACTACTACTT gaaaaacaacaacaacttgATACTCATTTCCag CCGAAGAAGAAGCAGAAGCAAAGCCATGATGATGACGACAATGCCGATTACAATGAtgatcaagaagaagaagaagaagaattacGAAGAAAGATTAAACATTTGGAAGCTGAGTTATCATCATCCACACACCTTCACCAACAACTCCAACGCAAG GTGCGGTTGCTTGAAGATGACAATTATTTGCTTCAAACCAAACATAAACAACTCACCGATACGATAACCACCATTCTTCAAGCTAAAGAATCCTTTCTCAATGCTTACCAG GAATCTACTTGTGAACTGAAAAGATCCATTGAATCCAAAGATAAAAAGATTGCCATGCTTTACGAGAAGATAAATTCCCACTTATTATCAATCGACTCGATAAGAAGAAAGGCATACTTTGTCAACCAACTAGTGGACAATGCACAAAGTGTTGTCAATGAGAAAGAGGAAATCG GAGCTCGTTTAAAGATAGAGATGGACAAAGTATGTGCATTTGAGAAGTTATTTATTG AAAAAATCGGTGACCTTGAAACTAAACTGAAAAATAATGAGATCGAGTTCCAAAGAAAGGACAGGGTGATTGCAGAACTCCAGGCACAACTGGAGATGGGAAAAATAACTGATCAATGCCAATTAAAGATTGAAGAG CTTCAGGAAACTGTTCAAGTGAAGGAAGGGATCATTCAGACTTTGATTTCAGAGAACAAA GCCCTGCGCTCTGAACTAGGGATGTTGGAAGTTACTTTTAAGGCCATTCAGGACACTTTGTCACGTATGGATGAAGAG GATAGAGTTTCTTTCTCTATAGTACTGGCAAACCAAGAGAAAGATGCAACAGAGAAGGACAAAGAAGACGACAG TAGGATTTATCATGATATCCAGCATTGTGAAGCAAGTTCTCATCAGGAGGCTTCTCGAGGAATTGTTGACAAAATTGAAG CCTCACCATCATTTAAGGAACATGATCATATTGCTGGTCCCTTGACAGAGAATAATAATGTCAACTCTTGTGTGTCAGAGGCAA TCCGGTTTCCCCCCTCCAAGCTCAGTTCACTCGGAATCTCAGCTTGCTGCTAA
- the LOC122585879 gene encoding chromosome partition protein Smc isoform X4, with protein MEMMMKVSKFKLKLQTLITLLLEKQQQLDTHFQPKKKQKQSHDDDDNADYNDDQEEEEEELRRKIKHLEAELSSSTHLHQQLQRKVRLLEDDNYLLQTKHKQLTDTITTILQAKESFLNAYQESTCELKRSIESKDKKIAMLYEKINSHLLSIDSIRRKAYFVNQLVDNAQSVVNEKEEIGARLKIEMDKVCAFEKLFIEKIGDLETKLKNNEIEFQRKDRVIAELQAQLEMGKITDQCQLKIEELQETVQVKEGIIQTLISENKALRSELGMLEVTFKAIQDTLSRMDEEDRVSFSIVLANQEKDATEKDKEDDSCFSHVNLVTGEVGFIMISSIVKQVLIRRLLEELLTKLKPHHHLRNMIILLVP; from the exons atggagatgatgatgaaagtaTCAAAATTCAAGCTCAAACTCCAAACCCTTATCACACTACTACTT gaaaaacaacaacaacttgATACTCATTTCCag CCGAAGAAGAAGCAGAAGCAAAGCCATGATGATGACGACAATGCCGATTACAATGAtgatcaagaagaagaagaagaagaattacGAAGAAAGATTAAACATTTGGAAGCTGAGTTATCATCATCCACACACCTTCACCAACAACTCCAACGCAAG GTGCGGTTGCTTGAAGATGACAATTATTTGCTTCAAACCAAACATAAACAACTCACCGATACGATAACCACCATTCTTCAAGCTAAAGAATCCTTTCTCAATGCTTACCAG GAATCTACTTGTGAACTGAAAAGATCCATTGAATCCAAAGATAAAAAGATTGCCATGCTTTACGAGAAGATAAATTCCCACTTATTATCAATCGACTCGATAAGAAGAAAGGCATACTTTGTCAACCAACTAGTGGACAATGCACAAAGTGTTGTCAATGAGAAAGAGGAAATCG GAGCTCGTTTAAAGATAGAGATGGACAAAGTATGTGCATTTGAGAAGTTATTTATTG AAAAAATCGGTGACCTTGAAACTAAACTGAAAAATAATGAGATCGAGTTCCAAAGAAAGGACAGGGTGATTGCAGAACTCCAGGCACAACTGGAGATGGGAAAAATAACTGATCAATGCCAATTAAAGATTGAAGAG CTTCAGGAAACTGTTCAAGTGAAGGAAGGGATCATTCAGACTTTGATTTCAGAGAACAAA GCCCTGCGCTCTGAACTAGGGATGTTGGAAGTTACTTTTAAGGCCATTCAGGACACTTTGTCACGTATGGATGAAGAG GATAGAGTTTCTTTCTCTATAGTACTGGCAAACCAAGAGAAAGATGCAACAGAGAAGGACAAAGAAGACGACAG CTGCTTTTCTCATGTTAACCTGGTAACTGGAGAAGTAGGATTTATCATGATATCCAGCATTGTGAAGCAAGTTCTCATCAGGAGGCTTCTCGAGGAATTGTTGACAAAATTGAAG CCTCACCATCATTTAAGGAACATGATCATATTGCTGGTCCCTTGA